In a single window of the Renibacterium salmoninarum ATCC 33209 genome:
- a CDS encoding 50S ribosomal protein bL37, with amino-acid sequence MSKRARKRRDRKRGGANHGKRPNT; translated from the coding sequence ATGTCAAAGCGTGCACGCAAGCGTCGTGACCGGAAGCGTGGCGGCGCGAACCACGGTAAGCGCCCCAACACCTGA
- a CDS encoding DoxX family protein, which yields MSLVRAIARPLLASSFIVGGIGRIRHADETAQNLGIVLRPVANALPKADEKLVARAIGGVQLGAGILLAVGKLPRFAGFLLAVTSTVNATAEFGSADTTTAEGRRWQRTQLLKNVSLLGGVLLASVDTAGKPGLAWRAEHLAESGKKAGKKQLKKTANSISDAVQG from the coding sequence ATGTCACTCGTCCGCGCCATAGCTCGTCCGTTGCTCGCTTCGAGTTTCATTGTCGGCGGGATCGGCAGAATCCGACACGCGGACGAAACGGCTCAAAACCTGGGCATAGTCCTCCGGCCTGTGGCCAATGCGTTGCCCAAAGCAGACGAAAAACTCGTAGCCCGGGCCATCGGCGGAGTGCAGCTTGGCGCCGGAATTTTACTCGCGGTGGGAAAGCTCCCTCGTTTCGCTGGATTCTTATTGGCGGTTACTTCAACCGTCAACGCCACAGCCGAGTTCGGCTCAGCAGACACCACCACGGCTGAAGGCCGACGGTGGCAGCGTACGCAATTGCTGAAGAACGTCTCTCTGCTTGGCGGAGTCTTACTGGCATCTGTTGATACTGCTGGCAAGCCCGGCCTCGCCTGGCGCGCGGAGCATTTGGCCGAATCTGGCAAAAAGGCTGGCAAGAAGCAATTGAAAAAGACTGCAAACTCGATCTCTGACGCGGTGCAGGGATAG
- a CDS encoding DUF4097 family beta strand repeat-containing protein, translating to MNDQHWSIESPQTLEIDDVTELKLNAVGGRFDVVVHDEPVTRLAIAEISGDSLEIHFSNGALQIKHGHHDASRWLAKNNPVESPNRLVITISVPATTAIDAGTVSGDGLVQGINGRVKVSLVSGSVISDSTQGSVAANTVSGEVIVRDHQGDLSLNSVSGEMTASGALSSVKTNTGTGDVTLDCLGPIQKISSNSVSGDLLIRLPQQLAVDLSATSVASNITINDESIRVLGNTKRSFGERSNGAVQINCVSVTGAISVVNQLSGVQN from the coding sequence ATGAATGATCAACACTGGAGCATTGAATCTCCCCAGACCCTAGAGATAGATGACGTCACCGAACTCAAGCTGAACGCAGTCGGCGGCAGGTTCGACGTCGTGGTGCACGACGAGCCGGTTACTCGCCTTGCCATCGCTGAGATTTCGGGCGATTCATTAGAAATCCATTTCAGCAATGGGGCGCTACAGATCAAACACGGGCACCACGACGCTAGCCGCTGGCTGGCCAAAAACAATCCGGTCGAATCGCCAAATAGGCTAGTCATCACCATTTCGGTTCCCGCAACAACCGCGATTGACGCCGGAACGGTCAGTGGAGACGGACTGGTTCAAGGGATCAACGGTCGAGTGAAAGTTTCTTTGGTCAGCGGGTCGGTCATCAGCGACTCCACCCAAGGTTCTGTGGCGGCAAATACCGTCTCTGGTGAAGTTATTGTTCGTGATCATCAAGGCGATCTTTCCCTCAATTCCGTTTCCGGCGAAATGACCGCTTCCGGCGCGTTGAGTTCGGTAAAAACTAATACCGGCACTGGCGATGTAACCCTAGATTGCCTGGGTCCCATTCAGAAGATCTCTAGCAACTCGGTGTCCGGCGACTTACTCATCAGATTGCCGCAGCAGCTCGCCGTAGACCTTTCGGCAACCTCGGTGGCCAGCAATATCACTATCAATGACGAATCGATAAGAGTTTTAGGTAACACCAAACGCAGTTTCGGCGAGCGCAGCAACGGAGCGGTGCAAATCAATTGCGTTTCCGTAACCGGTGCCATCTCAGTGGTCAACCAGCTCAGCGGGGTGCAAAACTAA
- the hisN gene encoding histidinol-phosphatase: protein MNFAPQGYNDDLRLAHVIADSVDAQTMDRFKALDLKIETKPDLTPVTDADKSAEEAIRSQLSRSRPRDAILGEEFGSSGHGSRRWIIDPIDGTKNFVRGVPVWATLICLVDEGVPVVGLVSAPALGKRWWASKGTGAFTGKSLAAASRLRVSNVSKLADASLSYSSLKGWRERGNLSEFTTLMDSTWRSRAYGDFWSYCLVAEGAVDIACEPELNLHDMAALVPIVTEAGGRFTSLEGTEGPFGGNALATNGILHSEVLRLLNPQLDPLI, encoded by the coding sequence ATGAACTTCGCCCCGCAAGGTTACAACGATGATCTACGCCTCGCGCACGTCATCGCAGACTCCGTTGATGCTCAGACTATGGACCGATTCAAGGCTCTCGATCTGAAAATTGAGACCAAGCCCGACCTGACTCCGGTAACTGACGCAGACAAAAGCGCTGAAGAGGCGATCCGGAGCCAGTTGTCGAGGTCTCGGCCGCGAGATGCGATCTTAGGCGAGGAATTTGGCAGTTCCGGCCATGGATCCCGCCGGTGGATCATCGATCCGATTGATGGTACTAAAAACTTTGTTCGGGGCGTGCCGGTCTGGGCCACGCTGATCTGCTTGGTAGATGAGGGCGTGCCGGTCGTCGGGTTAGTCAGTGCGCCAGCGCTGGGCAAACGTTGGTGGGCTTCTAAAGGGACCGGTGCATTCACTGGAAAATCTTTGGCTGCAGCGAGCAGACTTCGAGTCTCCAACGTGTCAAAACTAGCCGATGCTTCCTTGTCTTATTCCTCGCTTAAGGGCTGGCGTGAGCGGGGCAATCTTTCCGAATTCACTACTTTAATGGATTCCACCTGGCGGAGCCGGGCCTACGGCGATTTCTGGTCGTACTGCCTAGTTGCCGAAGGCGCGGTAGACATCGCCTGCGAACCCGAGCTGAACCTGCACGATATGGCAGCTTTGGTTCCCATCGTGACTGAAGCCGGCGGCAGATTCACCTCCTTGGAAGGCACGGAAGGCCCCTTTGGTGGAAATGCCTTGGCCACTAATGGAATTCTGCACTCAGAAGTATTGCGTCTGCTGAACCCACAGCTGGATCCGCTGATCTAA
- a CDS encoding DUF4097 family beta strand repeat-containing protein gives MTASGELLAVRAKTVSGDLSFDFHGEPDSLDLNSVSGDVTVRLPSDVGAALDVKTVSGRIILDDQKFSGTGQKVRTSTGPQQPQLSISGSSVSGNISVVHQNA, from the coding sequence ATAACTGCATCGGGAGAACTTTTAGCAGTACGTGCCAAAACTGTCAGTGGCGATCTGAGTTTCGATTTCCATGGCGAGCCCGACTCGCTGGATCTGAACAGCGTCTCTGGCGATGTCACCGTGCGGCTACCGTCCGACGTCGGCGCAGCTCTGGACGTCAAAACCGTGTCCGGTCGAATTATTCTCGACGACCAAAAGTTCTCCGGCACTGGCCAAAAGGTCCGGACCAGCACGGGCCCCCAACAACCGCAACTAAGTATCTCCGGCAGCTCAGTCTCCGGAAATATCTCCGTTGTGCACCAAAACGCATAA
- a CDS encoding GDSL-type esterase/lipase family protein, whose translation MEHRKIRLAAVGDELLAGHGDPRALGWVGRVLARTPQEELSLESYSLACPQEGTEALAARWLSESGRRFDDFYENRLVIGLSSRDIELGLSTARSRLNLANILDGAAQLSVPVFVVGPPPGLDPTSNKKLSELNTAFVDVTTRRRHVYVDTFSPLLNHEQWRADLAANGGTPGQAGYGLMAWLVLHRGWFQWLGIPEAV comes from the coding sequence GTGGAGCACAGAAAGATTCGGCTTGCCGCAGTAGGCGATGAGCTGTTGGCCGGACACGGCGACCCTCGTGCCTTGGGTTGGGTTGGCAGAGTGTTAGCCCGGACCCCTCAGGAGGAGCTTTCACTCGAGTCGTATTCTTTGGCATGCCCGCAAGAGGGCACCGAAGCACTAGCCGCGCGCTGGCTCTCCGAATCTGGCCGTAGATTCGATGACTTCTACGAGAATCGACTGGTCATCGGTTTGTCTAGCCGAGACATTGAGCTGGGACTTTCGACGGCGCGCAGTCGGCTGAATCTAGCAAATATTCTCGACGGCGCTGCTCAACTCAGCGTGCCAGTGTTCGTCGTCGGCCCACCTCCGGGCCTGGACCCGACGTCGAATAAGAAGCTCAGTGAGCTCAATACCGCCTTCGTCGACGTCACTACCCGACGTCGACACGTCTACGTTGACACTTTCTCGCCGTTACTCAACCATGAGCAGTGGCGCGCCGACTTAGCTGCCAACGGCGGCACGCCTGGCCAAGCCGGTTACGGGCTTATGGCGTGGCTAGTTTTGCATCGTGGCTGGTTCCAGTGGCTTGGGATCCCTGAAGCCGTCTAG
- the rsrA gene encoding mycothiol system anti-sigma-R factor, translating into MNDCQSLGDCEDSRVQKIYEYLDGALSCDDLAEIKDHLDTCADCAGKHDLECVIRSVVKRSCTEAAPENLKASILERIHAVNSVNS; encoded by the coding sequence ATGAACGACTGCCAGAGTCTAGGGGATTGCGAAGACTCGCGCGTCCAAAAGATTTACGAATATTTGGACGGCGCGTTATCTTGCGATGATCTTGCCGAGATCAAGGACCATCTGGATACTTGCGCCGATTGCGCCGGTAAACACGATTTGGAGTGCGTCATTCGATCAGTCGTGAAGCGCTCCTGCACGGAAGCTGCGCCAGAGAACCTCAAGGCGTCGATTTTGGAGCGTATTCACGCGGTGAACTCAGTCAACTCTTAG
- a CDS encoding sigma-70 family RNA polymerase sigma factor encodes MSNASNEVLTSASEELVVDPTTESIEDRRVRFERDAMQYVDQLYSAAMRMARNPSDAEDLVQEAYTKAFSAFHQYRPGTNLKAWLYRILTNTYINLYRKRQREPLQSGSDQIEDWQLARAESHTSSGLRSAEAEALDHLPDSDVKRALQSIPEEFRLAVYFADVEGFAYKEISDIMNTPIGTVMSRLHRGRKMLREMLADYAAERGFTASNTQDRVETRGSAS; translated from the coding sequence ATGAGCAACGCTAGCAATGAAGTCCTGACCTCCGCGTCCGAGGAACTTGTGGTCGATCCAACTACGGAGTCGATCGAAGATCGTCGTGTGCGCTTTGAACGTGATGCCATGCAGTACGTTGATCAGCTGTATTCAGCTGCAATGCGGATGGCACGTAATCCCTCCGATGCTGAGGACCTGGTCCAAGAGGCATATACGAAGGCATTTTCAGCCTTTCATCAGTACCGGCCAGGTACGAATCTGAAGGCTTGGTTGTACCGGATTCTGACGAACACGTATATCAACCTTTACCGGAAACGTCAGCGTGAGCCGTTGCAGTCTGGGTCTGATCAGATCGAAGACTGGCAATTGGCTCGGGCCGAGTCGCATACCTCATCAGGGCTGCGAAGCGCCGAAGCTGAAGCTTTGGATCATTTGCCAGATTCTGATGTGAAGCGGGCATTGCAGTCGATTCCGGAAGAGTTCAGGTTGGCGGTCTATTTCGCCGACGTCGAAGGCTTCGCTTATAAAGAGATTTCAGACATCATGAATACGCCGATCGGCACCGTGATGTCGCGATTGCATCGCGGGCGAAAGATGTTGCGCGAGATGCTAGCCGACTATGCCGCCGAACGCGGATTCACGGCGAGTAATACACAGGACAGAGTTGAAACTAGGGGAAGTGCTTCATGA
- a CDS encoding PadR family transcriptional regulator, translating into MPPVFAHGALRLYLLALLEEGPKHGYDVIRALSDRFGGTYSPSAGTVYPRLAKLEEEGLVGTTTDGRRTTYNITDSGRAELDRRRDELNEVEQDISASVRRLADTLRQDIRTNMKGLRADLAATAEAARSAARKMPEAGRYSPTNQRLLKEAEMLLQSFRDEMRVELRQYTRQDVLAEVTLETVRTVLDQAKIAIRATLRGSENRSSEPTGE; encoded by the coding sequence ATGCCTCCCGTCTTTGCGCATGGCGCCCTGCGACTCTACCTGCTGGCCCTGCTGGAAGAGGGCCCCAAACACGGTTACGACGTGATCAGGGCGCTCAGCGACCGCTTTGGCGGCACCTACTCCCCCAGCGCCGGAACGGTCTACCCTAGGCTAGCCAAGCTTGAGGAGGAAGGACTTGTTGGCACTACAACAGATGGCCGGCGAACAACATACAACATCACCGATAGTGGCCGAGCCGAGCTAGATCGACGCCGGGATGAGCTAAACGAGGTCGAGCAGGACATCTCAGCCTCGGTACGCCGCTTGGCGGACACCTTGCGCCAAGACATCAGGACGAATATGAAGGGCCTACGGGCAGATCTAGCCGCAACGGCCGAAGCTGCCAGAAGTGCGGCTCGAAAGATGCCCGAAGCTGGCCGCTACTCCCCGACAAACCAACGTCTACTCAAAGAGGCGGAGATGTTGTTGCAATCTTTCCGCGACGAGATGCGCGTTGAGTTGCGGCAATATACTCGGCAAGATGTGTTGGCGGAAGTCACTTTGGAAACTGTTCGGACTGTCTTAGACCAGGCCAAAATTGCCATCCGGGCTACTTTGCGCGGCAGCGAAAATCGAAGTTCGGAACCGACAGGAGAATGA
- a CDS encoding 3-phosphoshikimate 1-carboxyvinyltransferase, protein MLESDNLWPAPVAEKPISADLTVPGSKSLTNRYLVLAALADGPSRLRAPLHSRDSLLMVQALRQLGAEIKETPGQGAYGPDLLVTPIKVGQKIGQTAIDCGLAGTVMRFVPPLAALVEGLIQFDGDEHARLRPMGPVLTSLSSLGVAVRPVKSVQSVQSVQEDHAAEDASQNTALPQSLPFVLDAAGSVEGGYISLDSSGSSQFVSALLLAAPQFKNGLHLEHLGKPVPSLDHIAMTVRLLREAGVEVDDSVPNHWIVAAGPIRAFDVIVEQDLSNAGPFLAAALVSRGTVRITGWPVHTSQVGDSWREILTAFGADVVLEGDTLIVTGGAHISGVELADTSELAPTVAALCALAEGPSRLTGIAHLRGHETDRLAALAAEINALGGHVAETADGLIIEPQPLHSGIFHSYADHRMATAGAIIGLAVPGVAVENIATTAKTMPEFPELWHRMLAQ, encoded by the coding sequence ATGCTTGAATCCGATAACTTATGGCCAGCCCCGGTTGCAGAAAAGCCCATCTCGGCTGATCTCACGGTACCCGGCTCTAAATCACTAACCAATCGCTATCTCGTTTTGGCGGCGCTTGCCGATGGTCCTTCCCGACTTCGCGCCCCGCTGCACTCACGTGATTCACTCCTGATGGTTCAAGCCTTGCGGCAGCTTGGTGCAGAAATTAAGGAGACGCCGGGGCAAGGCGCTTACGGTCCGGACCTTCTGGTAACGCCGATCAAAGTAGGACAAAAAATCGGTCAAACTGCTATCGACTGTGGTTTGGCTGGCACGGTCATGCGCTTCGTGCCGCCGCTTGCCGCTCTCGTTGAGGGTCTAATCCAGTTCGACGGCGATGAACATGCCCGGCTGCGTCCGATGGGACCGGTGCTGACCTCATTGAGTTCATTAGGCGTCGCTGTTCGACCGGTCAAATCTGTTCAATCTGTCCAATCGGTTCAAGAAGATCACGCCGCCGAAGACGCGAGCCAAAACACGGCTCTGCCGCAAAGCCTCCCCTTCGTACTCGACGCTGCTGGATCCGTCGAGGGTGGCTATATTTCACTCGATTCTTCGGGATCCTCACAATTCGTTTCAGCTTTGCTACTTGCCGCGCCACAGTTCAAAAACGGGCTGCATCTGGAACACCTTGGCAAGCCGGTGCCGAGCCTAGATCACATCGCAATGACTGTCCGCCTGTTACGCGAAGCTGGCGTCGAGGTAGATGATTCGGTACCGAATCATTGGATCGTCGCTGCTGGACCGATCCGAGCCTTCGATGTCATCGTCGAACAGGATTTATCAAATGCTGGCCCGTTCCTTGCCGCAGCGCTGGTGTCCAGAGGCACGGTCCGCATCACGGGTTGGCCAGTTCACACAAGCCAAGTCGGTGATTCTTGGCGCGAAATTCTTACCGCCTTTGGCGCCGACGTCGTCCTGGAGGGCGACACGCTCATAGTGACTGGCGGCGCACACATTAGCGGCGTAGAGCTAGCTGACACCTCAGAACTGGCGCCTACGGTTGCTGCACTCTGTGCCTTGGCCGAGGGACCCAGCAGACTAACCGGCATCGCTCATCTTCGTGGGCACGAGACCGACCGCCTTGCCGCTCTTGCGGCTGAGATCAATGCCCTCGGTGGGCACGTGGCTGAGACTGCCGATGGCCTAATCATCGAGCCACAGCCCTTGCATAGCGGGATATTCCACAGCTACGCCGACCACCGAATGGCTACTGCGGGCGCGATCATCGGTCTTGCAGTGCCCGGCGTCGCCGTCGAAAATATCGCGACCACAGCAAAGACAATGCCGGAGTTTCCCGAACTATGGCACCGGATGTTGGCTCAATAG
- the rsgA gene encoding ribosome small subunit-dependent GTPase A: MAPDVGSIVAREWDESDVRIRPNKKGTRPRTKDRPAYSDALIGRIITVDRGRYTAIVDEGLDTERVLIAARARELRRSPVVVGDFVSLVGDTSGEPDTLSRLVRIEGRKTLLRRSADDSDPVERVLVANADQLVIVVAAANPEPRTGFIDRALVAAYDAGLDPILLITKTDVKDPAELLAHYEQLDFTIVLSRTIGVQAETGSAALANDAVEKLSEHLNGKVSVLVGHSGVGKSTMVNALTGAARATGGVNLVTGRGRHTSSSALALPLAEAQPGSWIIDTPGIRSFGLAHVDPARILNAFPDLLPGLEDCPRGCKHDAEAPECGLDAWVTEGNAGESGPERLASFRRLLAAVLASPSNTGTSSN; encoded by the coding sequence ATGGCACCGGATGTTGGCTCAATAGTGGCCCGCGAATGGGATGAGTCTGATGTTCGGATTCGGCCTAACAAAAAAGGAACTCGTCCGCGAACCAAAGATCGACCAGCGTATTCTGACGCACTCATCGGTCGGATTATCACTGTCGACCGCGGCCGCTATACCGCGATCGTTGACGAAGGACTCGATACTGAACGCGTCTTGATCGCCGCCCGAGCCCGCGAACTGCGTCGCTCACCAGTTGTCGTAGGTGATTTCGTCTCGCTAGTCGGTGATACTTCCGGCGAGCCAGACACTTTGTCTCGATTGGTTCGGATAGAGGGACGCAAAACTCTGTTACGTCGTTCTGCTGATGATTCCGATCCAGTTGAGCGAGTGTTAGTGGCCAATGCGGACCAGCTGGTCATTGTGGTCGCTGCGGCAAACCCCGAGCCTCGCACCGGTTTTATCGACCGCGCACTAGTTGCCGCCTACGATGCTGGGCTCGATCCGATCCTGCTCATCACCAAAACGGATGTGAAAGACCCAGCCGAATTGCTGGCACATTATGAACAGCTCGATTTCACCATCGTGCTCAGCCGAACAATTGGCGTTCAAGCAGAAACTGGATCTGCAGCGTTAGCGAATGACGCAGTGGAAAAACTCAGCGAACATCTAAATGGCAAAGTCTCGGTTCTGGTTGGCCATTCCGGCGTCGGGAAATCCACTATGGTCAACGCACTCACCGGTGCTGCCCGTGCAACCGGCGGCGTAAATTTGGTGACTGGCCGTGGCCGGCATACCTCTTCATCCGCGCTTGCGCTGCCACTCGCCGAAGCTCAGCCCGGTAGTTGGATTATTGATACACCTGGCATTAGATCATTTGGTTTAGCGCATGTTGATCCGGCCCGGATCTTGAACGCCTTCCCTGATTTATTACCGGGCTTGGAAGATTGCCCACGCGGTTGCAAGCACGACGCCGAGGCGCCCGAATGCGGGCTAGACGCTTGGGTTACGGAGGGAAACGCCGGTGAAAGCGGACCAGAACGATTAGCATCCTTCCGCCGTTTGCTTGCCGCAGTGCTGGCAAGTCCGTCGAATACAGGCACGAGCTCGAACTGA